CACCTTTCTTGACTGCCTCCCATCCAAACACCTGGCTTGCGCCTCTTTCTCCTTCTGTCCCTGCAAAAAGAGCAATATCAACCCCTTCAAAAGATGAAAGTTCTGTCTTTTCAACTTTAAAAGATTTTCCAGCTATCTCTTCTTCTCTGTCTCTTGTTGCAAGTATTTTTATTTCACTATAAGGAAAATCTCTTTCAAGGAGAATCTCTATCATTTTTTTTCCAACCATTCCAGCACCGACAACGGCTATTTTATATTTTCTCATCTTAAACTCCATTCTTTTTTAATTAAATTGATAACTGCCCCTGCAAAATATGCTTTTATTAGGTCTAATGGTAAGAAAGGTATAAAGCCAAAAGTAAAAGCCTTAGTTAAAGAAATCTGCTGAAAAATAGATAGCCAAAGAGTTCCTAAAGTTAAGATAATAAGAACCCCTATAAACATTGAAACCATTCTGTTGGCAGCAGAATCTTTTCTTTCTGTTAAAAAACCTATAATATATGAAGCTACTATAAACCCTATGATGTAGCCGGTTGTATGTCTAAATAGACCAGATTGAGATAAGTAGAACCAACGTATTCCAATTGAACCTCCTGCTAAGTATAGTATCTGGCTTATTGCACCAAAAGTTTTACCTAACAGAAGACCAGAACAAAGTACTACAAGTACTTGGCTGGTTAAAGGAACTGTAGTAAAGGGTAGTTTTATGAAAAATTGGGCTGATATGCCAGTTAGAATAGCAAACCCAAACGCTAAAGAAAACTTTTTTAATGTTGTTAATGATGTAAATAACTTAAAATACTTTTTACATAAAAGGTTCTGTTTTATTGAAATATATTCCATTACTTGTTCCTTTAAAGTTTTGACGCTACTTTTAAGATTTCTGACTCGTCTGCCTGTGGCCCTATAAGTGAAACATAAAAATTTGAAGGTTTAAATAGTGTTTCTGCAAGTTCTTTTATATCTTTTGTAGATACTGATTCTATCTGTTTTAATATCTTCTTTTTTGTAGTCACAGAATCTTTCATCAACTTTTGTTCCCCAATCCAGAGCATATATTCAAGGTTATCTTCAAGCCCCATTAAAAGTTGAGAAGAAAGGAATTTTTTTGCTCGAGCCAGTTCGTTTTCTGATATACCGTGATCTTTAATTTTTTTCATTTCATCAAGAACAGCAGATATACATTTTTCGGTGTTCTCAGGGGAGACTCCTGCATAAATAACATAACTTCCTGTGTCGTTATAAGAACTTGTCATACTTCTGATAGCGTAAGCAAGAGACATTTCTTCTCTAATTCTGTTGAATAGTCTACTACTCATATTACCGCCAAATATAACATTTAAGGCTTTTAAGACGTAATCTTTTTCATCCAACCGTGAAATTCCAATTCCTCCCATAGCTATATGGGTCTGTTCAGTCTTTTTGTATATATTTTTTAGAGAAGGACCTGACGTTTTTTTTGTCCACTCGGTACACATATTTTCATTCTTGCTTTTTAGTGAGTTTAAATACTTTTCTGATGTTTCAACAACCTGCTGTTCTGAAACATTACCGGTAATACTAACAACAATATTTTCAGAGGTATAACAGTTTTTCATATAATTTAGAATATTTTCTTTACTCATGCCTTTAACGCTTTCAGGCGTTCCTGCTATTGGTTGTCCAAGTGGGTGGTTATCAAAAAGTTGTCTGTCAAAAACCTCAAAAACATATCTTGCAGGTATATCTCTATACATATTGATTTCTTCAAGAACAACTCGGCGTTCCTTCTCTATATCCTCGTTTTTCATTGAAGGGTTTTGTATCATATCTGAAAGAACATCAAAACTTAGGTCGAAATAGTCTCCCAAAATTTTTATCCAATAACAGGTAATCTCTTCCGATGTGAAACCATTAAACGTTCCTCCAACACCTTCTATCTCTTCTTTTATGCTATT
Above is a genomic segment from bacterium containing:
- a CDS encoding biotin transporter BioY — its product is MEYISIKQNLLCKKYFKLFTSLTTLKKFSLAFGFAILTGISAQFFIKLPFTTVPLTSQVLVVLCSGLLLGKTFGAISQILYLAGGSIGIRWFYLSQSGLFRHTTGYIIGFIVASYIIGFLTERKDSAANRMVSMFIGVLIILTLGTLWLSIFQQISLTKAFTFGFIPFLPLDLIKAYFAGAVINLIKKEWSLR
- a CDS encoding insulinase family protein produces the protein MDSKDIILKNKARIVYKRIPQYHSVSVGMFIKAGSRFETEENSGVSHLIEHLLFKGTKKRSCNSIKEEIEGVGGTFNGFTSEEITCYWIKILGDYFDLSFDVLSDMIQNPSMKNEDIEKERRVVLEEINMYRDIPARYVFEVFDRQLFDNHPLGQPIAGTPESVKGMSKENILNYMKNCYTSENIVVSITGNVSEQQVVETSEKYLNSLKSKNENMCTEWTKKTSGPSLKNIYKKTEQTHIAMGGIGISRLDEKDYVLKALNVIFGGNMSSRLFNRIREEMSLAYAIRSMTSSYNDTGSYVIYAGVSPENTEKCISAVLDEMKKIKDHGISENELARAKKFLSSQLLMGLEDNLEYMLWIGEQKLMKDSVTTKKKILKQIESVSTKDIKELAETLFKPSNFYVSLIGPQADESEILKVASKL